From a region of the Dictyostelium discoideum AX4 chromosome 2 chromosome, whole genome shotgun sequence genome:
- a CDS encoding aldehyde dehydrogenase: MYQVTKAIKKVSPVCKNGLKSTSLYINTNTNSRMSIRSYANANPSNIASTTFANTPMGVFADQLFLQPINPATIRPITDLRIDTKFSLKKKFDRAFLKKDEWKNVPLEEKKNMIVKFRDLLIANTDKMSKDLTEETGKPISQAKNEVLAVIDRIEFFLGNVDKVLAEQIVRTTDKFQEKLVKEPLGIIANISAWNYPIFIGLNVIIPALLTGNCVLYKPSEFSSLTGINIAEFLYEAGVPREVFQVVLGKSVISQSLLNLPIDGVFFTGSHATGQKISQTLAGRMVKTQLELGGKDAVYVHSSADLKTAIASIADGAMYNSGQSCCSVERIYVDKSIYNTFIDDLVEVVKRFKFSFDPMNPKTYFGPLTRGMAQVEHLQRLIGSALKRGAILELGGNVLDNAPGYFFAPTVISNVHHGMDIQREELFGPVVTIQPVSGPAEAALLMNDTPFGLTGSVYSQDPHVANYIAEKSNTGTVYWNSCDRVSPYLPWSGRGYSGIGTTLGMEGIECFTKPKALHLFGPTLGYFGEAKNSDIVPTKPAHLVEILANKQKEKIEYQDSIESPLAPIYNFDTMDLGYPIENDALFAPDNENDSEEFVRSALESGTIRKITNKKDYVPVKSVKVE; encoded by the exons aTGTATCAAGTTACAAAagcaattaaaaaagtttcacCAGTTTGTAAAAATGGTTTGAAATCAACATCATTATATATCAATACCAATACAAATAGTAGAATGTCAATTAGAAGTTATGCAAATGCAAATCCATCAAATATTGCTTCAACTACCTTTGCAAA tacACCAATGGGAGTTTTTGCagatcaattatttttacaaccAATTAACCCAGCAACAATTAGACCAATTACAGATTTAAGAATTGATACAAAATtttcattgaaaaaaaagtttgataGAGCATTTTTAAAGAAGGATGAATGGAAGAATGTACCATTagaagagaaaaagaatatGATTGTAAAGTTTAGAGATTTATTGATTGCCAATACAGATAAGATGTCAAAAGATTTAACCGAAGAAACTGGTAAACCAATTTCCCAAGCCAAGAATGAAGTTTTAGCAGTTATTGATCGTATTGAATTCTTTTTAGGTAATGTAGACAAAGTTTTAGCAGAACAAATCGTTAGAACCACAGACAAATTCCAAGAGAAATTAGTCAAAGAACCATTGGGTATTATTGCAAACATTTCCGCATGGAATTATCCAATTTTCATTGGTCTCAATGTTATCATTCCAGCATTGTTAACTGGTAACTGTGTACTCTATAAACCATCAGAATTCTCATCATTGACTGGTATCAACATTGCAGAATTCCTTTATGAAGCAGGTGTTCCAAGAGAAGTGTTCCAAGTTGTATTGGGTAAATCTGTGATCTCTCAATCCTTATTGAATCTTCCAATCGATGGTGTTTTCTTCACTGGTAGTCATGCTACTGGTCAAAAGATCTCTCAAACATTGGCTGGTCGTATGGTTAAAACTCAATTGGAATTGGGTGGTAAGGACGCCGTTTACGTTCACTCTTCCGCCGATCTCAAGACTGCCATCGCTTCAATCGCTGATGGTGCCATGTATAACAGTGGTCAAAGTTGTTGCTCTGTCGAGAGAATCTATGtagataaatcaatttacaACACTTTTATCGATGATTTGGTTGAAGTTGTCAAACGTTTCAAATTCAGTTTTGATCCAATGAATCCAAAGACTTACTTTGGTCCATTAACTAGAGGTATGGCTCAAGTTGAACATTTACAAAGATTGATTGGTTCCGCTTTGAAACGTGGTGCTATCCTCGAGTTGGGTGGTAATGTCCTTGATAATGCCCCAGGTTATTTCTTTGCTCCAACCGTTATTTCAAATGTTCACCATGGTATGGATATTCAAAGAGAGGAATTATTTGGTCCTGTCGTTACAATTCAACCAGTTAGTGGTCCTGCTGAGGCTGCTCTCTTAATGAATGATACCCCATTCGGTCTCACTGGTTCAGTTTACAGTCAAGATCCACATGTTGCAAATTATATCGCCGAAAAATCAAATACTGGTACTGTCTATTGGAATTCTTGTGATAGAGTTTCCCCATATCTCCCATGGAGTGGTCGTGGTTACTCTGGTATTGGTACTACACTCGGTATGGAAGGTATCGAATGTTTCACTAAACCAAAAGCTCTTCACTTATTCGGTCCAACCCTTGGTTACTTTGGTGAAGCTAAAAACAGTGATATCGTACCAACTAAACCAGCCCATTTGGTTGAAATCCTtgcaaataaacaaaaagagAAAATTGAATATCAAGACAGTATCGAATCACCACTCGCTCCAATTTACAACTTTGATACCATGGATCTTGGTTatccaattgaaaatgatgcaCTCTTTGCTccagataatgaaaatgacaGTGAAGAATTTGTTAGATCTGCTCTCGAATCTGGTACTATTAGAAAAATTACTAACAAAAAAGATTATGTTCCAGTCAAATCTGTAAAAGTTGAatga
- the gpaB gene encoding G-protein subunit alpha 2 — protein MGICASSMEGEKTNTDINLSIEKERKKKHNEVKLLLLGAGESGKSTISKQMKIIHQSGYSNEERKEFKPIITRNILDNMRVLLDGMGRLGMTIDPSNSDAAVMIKELTSLQASIVTDCWGELNEDQGKKIKALWTDPGVKQAMRRANEFSTLPDSAPYFFDSIDRMTSPVYIPTDQDILHTRVMTRGVHETNFEIGKIKFRLVDVGGQRSERKKWLSCFDDVTAVVFCVALSEYDLLLYEDNSTNRMLESLRVFSDVCNSWFVNTPIILFLNKSDLFREKIKHVDLSETFPEYKGGRDYERASNYIKERFWQINKTEQKAIYSHITCATDTNNIRVVFEAVKDIIFTQCVMKAGLYS, from the exons atgGGTATTTGTGCATCATCAATGGAAGGAGAAAAAACCAATActgatattaatttatctattgaaaaagaaagaaaaaagaaacatAATGaagttaaattattattacttggtGCTGGTGAATCTggtaaatcaacaatttcaaaacaaatgaaaattattcaTCAAAGTGGTTACAGTAAtgaagaaagaaaagaatttaaaccAATTATTACAAGAAATATTCTTGATAATATGAGAGTATTATTGGATGGAATGGGAAGACTTGGAATGACAATTGACCCAAGTAATTca gaCGCAGCAGTTatgattaaagaattaacaTCATTACAAGCATCAATTGTTACAGATTGTTGGGGAGAATTAAATGAAGATCAAGGTAAAAAGATAAAAGCCTTATGGACAGACCCAGGTGTCAAACAGGCAATGAGAAGAGCAAATGAATTTAGTACATTACCAGATTCAGCTCCATATTTCTTTGATAGTATAGATCGTATGACATCACCAGTTTATATTCCAACTGATCAAGATATTTTACATACTCGTGTTATGACAAGAGGTGTTCATGAAACAAActttgaaattggtaaaatcaaatttagatTAGTAGATGTTGGTGGTCAACGTTCTGAAAGAAAGAAATGGTTATCATGTTTCGATGATGTTACAGCAGTTGTATTTTGTGTTGCCTTGTCCGaatatgatttattattgtatGAAGATAATTCAACCAATCGTATGTTGGAAAGTTTACGTGTATTCAGTGATGTTTGCAATAGTTGGTTTGTAAATACTCCAATCATTTTATTCTTAAACAAATCTGATTTATTCAGAGAGAAAATCAAACATGTTGATCTCTCTGAAACTTTCCCAGAATATAAAGGTGGTAGAGATTACGAAAGAGCCTCAAACTATATCAAAGAACGTTTCTGGCAAATCAATAAAACCGAACAAAAAGCAATCTATTCTCATATCACTTGTGCCACcgatacaaataatattcgTGTCGTTTTTGAAGCTgtaaaagatattattttcactCAATGTGTTATGAAAGCTGGTTTATAttcttaa
- the H2Bv2 gene encoding histone H2B domain-containing protein, with the protein MESYSPSIQKLCVFLKPESDISNTGISYLNNFLADMSNAIIVESIHSSKSHKHKTILIEDIESALNVVFPSEIADSIINQSKGRIQSTSLKNLMQVKTFNNGGNNNNNNEQDNDLQEKEQNELSDDSDVEGFEIIPNNNNIYSHDVSLCFPIDLVCRVTLDYICRKKVIHQNPSDFYKVIEQQQSNHVIYTYISYALEVITTKILIKISSSTDLIDEDIIRKVIQDNHHLNSVRHKNIQASNIAGKLLDSSSSSNSNLQTSLSSSFIFSSSSNNTTTFTQQEQQEQFNDDKISGDEIEFEINNSKYLEKEDKKDQLIQKDEEIILKTFNDNNNNNNNNNNNNNNNNNNNNNNININNDNDNNNNNNKNNDNKNYDNNNNNNADKIEKLSPVNNNVKNSEIEKNIEKLKNINNNNNVEINEALISIIKETCKNIPSSSFSSVKNLKRSPPSLFKFKEPIDLVQVLAEGGIHMEAT; encoded by the coding sequence atggaatCATATTCACCATCAATTCAAAAACTATGTGTTTTCTTAAAACCAGAATCAGATATTTCAAACACTGGTATTTCATACTTAAATAATTTCCTCGCTGATATGAGCAATGCCATCATTGTTGAATCAATTCATAGTTCAAAATCACATAAACACAAGACAATTCTAATTGAAGACATTGAATCAGCACTCAATGTTGTTTTCCCATCTGAAATTGCAGACtcaattattaatcaatcaaaaGGTCGTATTCAAAGTACttctttaaagaatttaatgcaagttaaaacttttaataatggtggtaataataataataataatgaacaagATAATGATCtacaagaaaaagaacaaaatgAATTATCAGATGATTCAGATGTTGAaggatttgaaattataccaaataataacaatatctACTCACATGACGTTAGTCTTTGTTTTCCAATTGATTTGGTGTGTCGTGTAACATTGGATTACATTTGTAGAAAGAAGGTAATCCACCAGAATCCATCCGATTTCTACAAGGTGatagaacaacaacaatcgaATCACGTTATCTATACCTACATCTCTTATGCATTGGAGGTTATCACCACCaagattttaattaaaatttcttcaTCCACAGACTTGATCGATGAAGATATCATCCGAAAAGTCATTCAAGataatcatcatttaaattcaGTTCGTCATAAAAATATTCAAGCTTCAAATATTGCTGGTAAATTGTTAgattcttcttcctcttcaaaTTCTAATTTACAAACTTCCTTATCttcttcttttattttctcttcaagtagtaataatactactacttttacacaacaagaacaacaagaacaattcAACGACGATAAAATTAGtggtgatgaaattgaatttgaaattaataatagtaaatattTGGAAAAAGAGGATAAAAaagatcaattaattcaaaaagatgaagaaattattttaaaaacttttaatgataataataataataataataataataataataataataataataataataataataataataataatattaatattaataacgataatgataataataataataataataaaaataatgataataaaaattatgataataataataataataatgccgataaaatagaaaaactATCacctgtaaataataatgtaaaaaatagcgaaattgaaaaaaatatagaaaaattaaaaaatataaataataataataatgttgaaattaatgaagcTTTAATTTCAATCATTAAAGAAACTTGTAAAAATATTCcttcttcatcattttcttctGTAAAAAACTTGAAACGTTCACCAccatctttatttaaattcaaagagCCAATCGATTTGGTTCAAGTTTTAGCTGAAGGAGGTATACATATGGAAGCAACGtga